A single window of Debaryomyces hansenii CBS767 chromosome F complete sequence DNA harbors:
- a CDS encoding DEHA2F08844p (similar to uniprot|P39073 Saccharomyces cerevisiae YPL042C SSN3 Component of RNA polymerase II holoenzyme involved in RNA pol II carboxy-terminal domain phosphorylation), whose protein sequence is MNSGYNPGNANHITSHSNRTKNGVPTIPQPALMASNAILTIGPYKHRKDLIRESVLTKYQIIGYIAAGTYGKVYKAKSKTNGNSNSNSALMNDNVISIGNGQKEAGLQKTNNESMEDKNQLFAIKKFKSDNHSNKNNHDINGNEVIHYTGISQSAIREMSLCRELSNKNITKVVDILLENKSIYMVFEYCEHDLLQIIQYHSHPDVKPIPDFTIKSITWQILNGVTFLHKNWIFHRDLKPANIMVSSSGVVKIGDLGLARKFNNPLQSLYTGDKVVVTIWYRAPELLLGARHYTPSIDLWAVGCILAELLSLRPIFKGEEAKIDMNNKKSVPFQKNQLQKIVEVLGTPTTKNWPTITKYPEYSAFQQHFSNTYPPNLISWYKLIGRTSKQCLNLLRCLLEYDPTIRITADDALTHAFFLELPKMSENSFEGLSQKYPKRRIYTHENDIVSNSQHVNNKRHGYDDNMTRKRQR, encoded by the coding sequence ATGAATTCCGGTTATAATCCTGGAAATGCAAATCATATAACATCACATTCGAATAGAACAAAAAATGGCGTTCCAACGATTCCCCAGCCAGCCTTGATGGCACTGAATGCCATATTAACTATCGGACCGTATAAACATAGGAAAGATTTAATAAGAGAATCTGTTCTAACCAAGTACCAAATAATTGGTTATATTGCAGCAGGAACGTATGGAAAAGTCTACAAAGCTAAATCTAAAACGAATGGAAACCTGAATTCCAACTCTGCATTAATGAATGATAATGTGATAAGCATAGGAAACGGTCAAAAGGAAGCAGGCCTCCAAAAAACAAACAATGAACTGATGGAAGATAAAAATCAACTATTTGCTATAAAGAAGTTCAAAAGCGATAACCATCTGAATAAGAATAATCATGATATCAACGGGAATGAGGTTATTCATTATACTGGTATATCGCAATCAGCTATCAGAGAAATGTCTCTATGTCGGGAGCTAAGTAATAAGAATATAACTAAAGTTGTTGATATATTGCTAGAGAATAAATCCATTTATATggtatttgaatattgtGAACATGATTTattgcaaattattcaGTATCATTCGCATCCAGACGTTAAACCAATACCAGACTTTACTATCAAATCAATAACGTGGCAAATCTTAAATGGTGTCACATTCCTACACAAGAACTGGATATTTCATAGAGATTTAAAGCCTGCCAATATCATGGTGTCAAGTTCAGGAGTGGTGAAGATCGGTGACTTGGGTTTGGCAAGAAAATTTAACAACCCTTTGCAAAGTCTCTACACCGGAGATAAAGTGGTTGTGACCATTTGGTATAGAGCTcctgaattattattgggTGCTAGACATTATACGCCTTCAATAGATTTGTGGGCCGTAGGATGTATATTAGCGGAATTGTTGTCATTGCGGCCAATCTTTAAAGGAGAGGAAGCAAAAATAGACatgaataataagaaaCTGGTCCCATTCCAAAAGAATCAATTACagaaaattgttgaagTACTAGGGACTCCTACAACTAAGAATTGGCCAACAATCACTAAATACCCCGAGTATTCAGCATTTCAACAACATTTCTCTAATACTTATCCACCAAACTTAATTAGTTGGTATAAGCTAATTGGAAGAACCAGCAAACAATGTTTAAATTTGCTAAGGTGCTTGTTAGAGTATGATCCAACCATACGGATAACTGCTGACGATGCGCTAACACATGCGTTCTTTTTAGAGTTGCCCAAGATGAGTGAAAATTCCTTTGAAGGATTAAGCCAAAAATATCCAAAGAGAAGGATATATACTCATGAAAACGATATTGTATCAAATCTGCAACATGTTAACAACAAAAGACATGGTTATGATGACAACATGACAAGAAAGAGACAGAGGTAA
- a CDS encoding DEHA2F08690p (similar to CA0289|IPF13333 Candida albicans IPF13333 unknown function), translated as MTSLDPSYIWDSYNLDELNNQLIFEKETLSFTLLNVNFDEIEKIHAHLKEFLDPFVEYYPWFHSPPVFQQYKHKQISYIYGEFIYQECLNDEWLLTNLLWEFSTFYPDLYIHLWDSSDFEFILVESSDLIPTWLEPNNSLNRAWINDKTVLIINPNQELNNLTLEEALEELLDGNFRKYPAVADHLKDKLSKINESFLIDTIYDLETSLPSQVIQIFADKPYLISQSINEFVKESLSPSQNLKSIQNDSFIPTKIGIPFLSLNLMKFKQLELQTTNASDYDFGLLVSKILTIGVDNIMRSSDCLPRQASKRSNLSRSVIQDILIECGRLADRVPENTEIFQQFENMNEADVSSDFNESALIDRFNEFFKDTTAGLDGIDNASSNEETADRGQDEPENSKINDIEIDEDDFFEFFLKDALKLSDKDIDGFRNTDLPTNTKRKFKDFKEYSNDSDYQTDTSTEYDDGEENDEIDAEYGDEDGDVDDEEEKYIKQFLQKLNGNNNIDGLTNLFKSINTDIGPGSVLLQQVISQQQNKRKE; from the coding sequence atgaCTTCGCTCGATCCCAGTTATATATGGGATAGTTATAAccttgatgaattgaataatcaactaatatttgaaaaggAAACGTTATCATTTACTTTGCTTAATGtaaattttgatgaaatcgaAAAAATTCATGCACatttaaaagaatttttgGATCCCTTCGTAGAATACTATCCATGGTTCCATTCACCTCCAGTATTCCAACAATACAAACACAAGCAAATAAGCTATATATACGGAGAGTTTATATATCAAGAATGTCTAAACGATGAATGGTTATTGACCAATCTATTATGGGAGTTTCTGACCTTTTATCCAGACTTATATATCCACCTATGGGATTCATCAGActttgaattcattttgGTTGAAAGTTCCGATTTGATACCGACTTGGTTGGAGCCTAATAATTCCCTAAACAGGGCTTGGATAAATGACAAAACTGTCCTAATTATTAATCCAAACCAAGAGctaaataatttgacaTTAGAAGAGGCATTAGAGGAGCTTCTTGATGGAAATTTCCGAAAGTATCCAGCAGTTGCAGATCATTTAAAAGACAAGTTATctaaaataaatgaatcGTTTTTGATTGACACAATCTATGACCTTGAAACTTCATTACCGAGTCAAgtaatacaaatatttgCAGACAAACCATATTTAATATCACAATCAATTAATGAGTTTGTGaaagaatcattatctCCCAGTCAGAATTTAAAATCTATTCAGAATGATCTGTTCATACCTACGAAAATTGGAATACCATTTTTGagtttgaatttaatgaaatttaaaCAATTAGAACTACAAACTACCAATGCCCTGGATTATGATTTCGGACTATTGGTTTCCAAGATTCTAACGATAGGGGTAGATAATATCATGAGACTGAGTGATTGCTTACCCAGACAAGCAAGTAAGCGGTCAAATTTGTCGAGAAGCGTTATTCAGGACATACTTATAGAATGTGGAAGACTTGCTGATCGTGTTCCTGAAAAtactgaaatatttcaacagtTTGAGAATATGAATGAAGCCGATGTTTCATCTGATTTCAACGAATCTGCATTAATTGACAGATTTAATGAGTTTTTCAAGGATACGACTGCGGGATTGGACGGTATAGATAATGCAAGTAGTAATGAAGAAACGGCAGACAGAGGACAAGACGAACCTGAAAATAGTAAgataaatgatattgaaattgatgaagatgactTTTTTGAGTTTTTTTTAAAGGATGCGTTGAAATTATCAGATAAAGATATAGACGGTTTTCGGAATACTGATTTGCCTACGAATACGAAGAGAAAATTTAAGgattttaaagaatatagTAATGATAGTGACTATCAAACAGATACGTCAACAGAATATGATGATGGCGAAGAAAATGACGAAATTGATGCCGAATATGGGGATGAGGATGGAGATGTTGATGACgaggaagaaaaatatatcaaacAGTTTCTACAGAAGTTGaatggtaataataatattgatggtTTGACGAATTTATTCAAGAGTATTAATACAGATATCGGCCCTGGCTCAGTACTTTTACAACAGGTTATATCacaacaacaaaataaaCGGAAAGAATAA
- a CDS encoding DEHA2F08866p (similar to uniprot|P32353 Saccharomyces cerevisiae YLR056W ERG3 C-5 sterol desaturase catalyzes the introduction of a C-5(6) double bond into episterol a precursor in ergosterol biosynthesis) — MDIVLEIFDYYLLDKTYSSLLPKSLNTTISDSIGKLGVNELTSSFYKNYNENHNSTLASASAASNLNVPLRALMNKLQTFQNTDEVYGEVPKLFPLNDYTNDSLLLRTNMFRQAFSIFIITAIFGWLLYFSVAYVSYLTVFDKKIFNHPRYLKNQIWLEIHRASTAIPVMVLLTVPFFLMELQGFSKLYMEVNASTGGWKAILLQVPSFILFTDCGIYFIHRWLHWPSVYKILHKPHHKWIVCTPFASHAFHPVDGWAQSLPYHIYPMIFPLHKVSYLLLFTFVNFWTVMIHDGQYLSNDPIVNGTACHTIHHLYFNYNYGQFTTLWDRLGRSYRRPDDNLFVRDNKKEEEVKVWNEQTQKMEEIRGKLEGKGDDRVYH, encoded by the coding sequence ATGGATATTGTGCTAGAGATTTTTGACTATTATCTTTTAGATAAGACGTATTCGTCGTTGTTACCGAAGTCGTTGAATACGACGATTTCGGATTCTATCGGCAAATTAGGTGTAAATGAATTAACTTCTTCGTTCTATaagaattataatgaaAACCATAATAGCACGTTAGCATCTGCGTCGGCCGCTTCGAACTTAAATGTGCCATTGAGAgcattaatgaataaattacaAACTTTTCAGAATACCGATGAGGTGTACGGTGAAGTGCCAAAATTGTTTCCACTTAACGATTACACCAACGACTCGTTGCTTTTGAGAACGAATATGTTCAGACAAGCGTTTTCGATTTTTATAATAACAGCTATCTTTGGGTGGTTGTTATATTTCAGTGTGGCCTATGTGTCGTATCTCACAGTTTTTGACAAGAAGATATTTAATCACCCAAGatacttgaaaaatcaaatttggTTGGAGATACATAGAGCTAGTACTGCGATCCCGGTAATGGTGTTGTTAACGGTTCCATTCTTCTTAATGGAATTGCAAGGGTTTTCGAAATTATACATGGAAGTAAACGCATCTACTGGTGGCTGGAAAGCTATATTGTTACAAGTACCACTGTTCATTTTGTTTACTGATTGTGgaatttattttattcacAGATGGTTACATTGGCCATCTGTCTACAAAATATTGCATAAACCTCACCATAAATGGATTGTTTGCACTCCTTTTGCATCCCACGCTTTCCACCCAGTTGATGGCTGGGCCCAATCGCTTCCATACCACATATACCCTATGATTTTTCCATTACATAAGGTGTCTTACTTGCTCCTTTTCACCTTTGTTAACTTCTGGACAGTCATGATTCACGATGGTCAATACTTGTCAAATGATCCAATAGTCAATGGTACCGCTTGCCATACTATTCAccatttatatttcaactaCAATTATGGTCAATTTACCACCTTGTGGGATAGACTAGGAAGATCGTACAGGAGACCTGATGACAACTTGTTTGTTAGGGATAATAAGAAGGAGGAAGAAGTCAAAGTGTGGAACGAACAAACACAAAAAATGGAGGAAATTAGAGGAAAATTAGAAGGTAAAGGTGACGATAGAGTATATCACTAA
- a CDS encoding DEHA2F08756p (weakly similar to uniprot|P38615 Saccharomyces cerevisiae YMR139W RIM11 Protein kinase required for signal transduction during entry into meiosis), whose amino-acid sequence MSKIEVITENVNNGHTGELQTIQYTQSQMVGHGSFGVVFETQILPSNEIAAIKRVLQDKRFKNRELQIMKLVHHRNIVDLKYYFYTNNDKSELYLNLILEFVPETLYKASHYYVSKRLSMPSLEVKLYTYQMLRALNYIHSQGICHRDIKPQNLLINPETGELKLCDFGSAKILNPAEPNVSYICSRYYRAPELIFGATNYTTKIDVWSAGCVMAELILGQPLFPGESGIDQLVEIIKILGTPSKDQIKNMNPNYMEHKFPQIKPIPLQKIFKKMSNDCIQFLIKVLQYSPHERISCITALADPYFNELRNQTTKLPNYRKLFSKQYHQNSTGGNLNHHNNANYQLFNNQPDIRDLPQLFDFDDRELSVDPSLNHILIPEFALDSLKLSSGDLQSFRPLTSEELKVTLD is encoded by the coding sequence ATGTCAAAAATAGAGGTCATAACCGAAAATGTGAATAACGGACACACCGGTGAGTTACAGACGATCCAGTATACCCAATCGCAGATGGTGGGCCATGGGTCATTTGGAGTTGTGTTCGAGACGCAGATCTTGCCATCTAACGAGATAGCGGCTATCAAGCGGGTGTTGCAAGACAAGCGGTTTAAGAACAGAGAGTTGCAGATCATGAAGTTGGTACATCACCGCAATATTGTGGACTTGAAGTACTATTTTTACACGAACAACGACAAGAGTGAGTTGTACCTTAACTTGATTTTGGAGTTTGTGCCAGAAACATTGTACAAGGCGAGCCATTATTATGTGTCGAAGCGGTTGTCGATGCCGCTGTTAGAAGTGAAGTTGTACACATACCAGATGTTGCGGGCGTTGAATTACATCCATTCTCAGGGAATCTGTCATCGGGACATCAAGCCTCAGAACTTGTTGATTAACCCCGAGACGGGTGAGTTGAAATTGTGCGACTTTGGCTCGGCCAAGATCTTGAATCCAGCAGAACCTAACGTGTCGTATATTTGCTCGAGATACTACAGGGCTCCCGAATTGATCTTTGGTGCAACCAACTACACCACCAAGATCGATGTGTGGTCGGCAGGATGTGTCATGGCTGAATTGATCTTGGGCCAGCCATTGTTCCCCGGCGAGCTGGGTATTGACCAGTTAGTCGAGATTATCAAGATCTTGGGTACGCCGTCGAAAGACCAGATCAAGAACATGAACCCCAACTACATGGAGCACAAGTTTCCTCAGATTAAGCCTATCCCAttacaaaaaattttcaagaaaatgtCGAACGATTGCATccaatttttaattaaGGTGTTACAATATTCGCCTCACGAAAGAATCTCGTGCATCACTGCATTGGCCGATCCATATTTTAACGAGTTAAGAAATCAGACTACAAAACTACCAAATTatagaaaattattttccaagcaatatcatcaaaattcCACCGGTGGAAACTTAAACCATCACAATAACGCCAATTATCAGTTGTTCAACAATCAGCCTGATATCAGGGACTTACCGCAATTGTTCGATTTCGACGATCGTGAATTGTCGGTCGACCCGCTGTTGAACCACATCTTGATTCCTGAATTTGCCTTGGATAGCTTGAAATTGTCGAGTGGTGATTTACAATCCTTCAGACCTTTGACAagtgaagaattaaaagtCACTTTGGATTAG
- a CDS encoding DEHA2F08778p (no similarity): MLLAIGHCSALHHQDRPPMCADSWTDGKSRFIPR; the protein is encoded by the coding sequence ATGTTGCTTGCTATTGGACACTGCAGTGCATTGCATCATCAGGACCGACCACCAATGTGTGCTGATAGTTGGACTGATGGTAAGTCCCGCTTCATTCCTCGCTAA
- a CDS encoding DEHA2F08800p (weakly similar to CA1466|IPF13324 Candida albicans IPF13324 unknown function): protein MTSTIISKGINKLSLNSLGPPTDEDFIRNIDYDELEKKFHVRKYYPQFIHNELATPNLKEMIADKPIYAKANDHLTKEQKREQIKELKRAYMREQKQIREQENLQRKREPVANRWCNGAATQRRASRPEQGTEDTRRPRQMPYEDVGVMNGQGPHDTTQHEYKSTIGNLKGYSRHHSKHDMGFRNPFDSNQSTLIENDPTTSAVKTHRQNSIAGKLMNFIKGRSDDESSDDNNLTLSKSYDQTKSSMTTTRKKPKSHSFKTKINELTNKKYTDNLGMYFLRIF from the coding sequence atgaCGTCGACCATAATTAGCAAAGGAATTAATAAGCTTTCATTAAACTCGTTGGGACCACCAAcagatgaagattttaTACGTAATATAGACTATGACGAATTGGAGAAAAAGTTTCATGTACGTAAATACTACCCTCAATTTATACACAACGAATTGGCGACGCCAAATCTTAAGGAAATGATAGCCGATAAGCCCATCTATGCCAAGGCGAACGATCACTTGACCAAGGAGCAGAAACGGGAGCAGATAAAGGAGCTCAAGCGGGCATACATGCGGGAGCAAAAACAAATTAGAGAACAGGAAAACTTGCAAAGGAAACGGGAACCAGTGGCAAATAGATGGTGCAACGGAGCTGCTACACAGAGACGAGCATCGAGGCCAGAACAGGGCACCGAGGACACGAGGAGACCCCGTCAGATGCCATACGAAGACGTGGGGGTGATGAACGGCCAGGGGCCACATGATACCACCCAACACGAGTATAAGTCGACGATAGGGAACTTAAAAGGATACTCACGTCATCACTCCAAGCATGATATGGGTTTCCGCAACCCATTTGACTCGAACCAGTCGACATTGATCGAGAACGACCCCACTACGAGTGCGGTGAAAACACATCGCCAGAACTCGATTGCGGGaaagttgatgaattttatcaaagGCCGTCTGGACGACGAATCGAGTGATGACAACAATTTGACGTTGAGCAAGTCGTACGACCAGACGAAGTCGTCGATGACAACGACCCGCAAGAAACCCAAGCTGCACAGCTTTAAGACGAAGATTAATGAGTTGACGAACAAGAAGTATACTGACAATCTAGGTATGTATTTTTtgagaatattttga
- a CDS encoding DEHA2F08734p (weakly similar to uniprot|Q6LE92 Saccharomyces cerevisiae YPL041C Hypothetical ORF): MHQSPVVSLFRKNKKVEKVISGGSSVGGGVGDGLSGSVSHNQVSNGNENMSVEKHPILKRMPKFMLPYTKNFIHAPVSHVTAFLILHELSAIVPLVGIWYVFHKYQWSIPLDLPSWAIDKGTHIIDKSMAQFDFRNFSFQEKANFIMEGAYAYVIVKGLFPVRIIFSVLSMPWFAKYFVIPFTRMFSFRKKKQPKVPEVESKKEGSEITQKKVTKPRL; encoded by the coding sequence ATGCACCAAAGCCCGGTGGTTAGTCTATTCagaaagaacaagaagGTAGAGAAGGTAATTAGTGGTGGTAGTAGTGTAGGTGGGGGTGTGGGTGACGGTTTAAGTGGAAGTGTATCTCACAATCAGGTAAGTAATggtaatgaaaatatgtCGGTGGAAAAGCATCCTATTTTGAAGAGGATGCCCAAATTCATGTTACCATATACTAAAAATTTTATCCATGCACCGGTATCGCACGTCACAGCATTTTTAATACTTCATGAGTTATCGGCGATCGTGCCTTTGGTTGGGATCTGGTACGTGTTCCACAAGTACCAGTGGTCGATTCCGTTGGACCTCCCATCATGGGCCATCGACAAGGGGACGCACATAATCGACAAATCAATGGCTCAATTTGATTTCCGAAACTTCTCATTCCAGGAGAAGGCTAACTTTATCATGGAGGGGGCATATGCATATGTTATTGTCAAAGGGTTGTTTCCCGTGAGAATCATATTCAGTGTTTTGTCCATGCCTTGGTTTGCAAAGTATTTCGTCATCCCGTTCACACGTATGTTCAGCTTcagaaagaagaaacagcCTAAAGTACCAGAGGTTGAGTCGAAAAAGGAAGGAAGTGAGATCACCCAGAAGAAAGTGACCAAACCAAGATTGTAA
- a CDS encoding DEHA2F08712p (similar to uniprot|P41338 Saccharomyces cerevisiae YPL028W ERG10 Acetyl-CoA C-acetyltransferase (acetoacetyl-CoA thiolase) cytosolic enzyme that transfers an acetyl group from one acetyl-CoA molecule to another forming acetoacetyl-CoA), whose product MSSVYIVSTARTPIGAFQGGLSSLTYSDLGSHAVHAALKKVPQIKAEDVEEIIFGGVLQANVGQAPARQVALKAGLPESIVATTVNKVCASGMKSIILGAQTILTGTADIVVAGGAESMSNTPYYVPSARGGARYGDAVMVDGVQKDGLLDVYENKLMGVAAEKCAKDHSFTRDDQDNFAIGSYTKAADAQNAGKFDNEIAPVTIPGKRGKPDVVVANDEEIKNFDEPRLRSARAVFQKENGTVTAPNASSLNDGGAAVILVSEKKLKELNLKPLAKISGWGEAARAPIDFTIAPSLAIPKALKHANLSMDDIDFFELNEAFSVVGLANAKICNIPSKKLNVYGGAVALGHPLGCSGARIVVTLLSVLAQEGGKIGVAGVCNGGGGASSIIIERFDHDSKL is encoded by the coding sequence ATGTCTTCAGTCTATATCGTTTCTACTGCTCGTACTCCAATCGGTGCATTTCAAGGGGGATTATCATCGTTAACATATTCAGATTTAGGATCACATGCTGTTCATGCCGCTTTGAAGAAGGTTCCACAAATTAAGGCAgaagatgttgaagaaatcataTTTGGTGGTGTCTTACAAGCTAACGTTGGTCAAGCTCCAGCTAGGCAAGTTGCTTTAAAAGCTGGGTTACCAGAATCGATTGTGGCCACCACGGTTAATAAGGTTTGTGCCTCGGGTATGAAGTCGATTATTTTGGGAGCGCAAACTATTTTGACCGGTACTGCGGATATCGTTGTCGCTGGTGGTGCTGAATCTATGTCGAACACACCATACTACGTGCCATCTGCTAGAGGTGGTGCCAGATACGGTGACGCGGTTATGGTTGATGGGGTTCAAAAGGACGGGTTGTTGGATGTGTATGAAAACAAGTTGATGGGTGTTGCTGCTGAAAAATGTGCCAAGGACCATAGCTTCACCAGAGACGACCAAGACAACTTCGCTATCGGTTCATACACCAAGGCTGCGGACGCACAAAATGCCGGTAAGTTCGATAACGAAATCGCACCTGTTACCATCCCAGGTAAGAGAGGCAAGCCAGATGTGGTTGTCGCTAACGACGAAGAAATTAAGAACTTCGACGAACCTAGATTGAGATCTGCTAGAGCTGTCTTCCAAAAGGAAAATGGTACCGTTACTGCTCCAAATGCATCTTCGTTGAACGACGGTGGTGCTGCTGTTATCTTGGTCTctgaaaagaaattgaaggaattgaaCTTGAAGCCTTTGGCTAAAATTTCTGGTTGGGGTGAAGCCGCCAGAGCTCCAATTGATTTCACAATTGCTCCATCCTTGGCAATTCCAAAGGCTTTGAAACACGCCAACCTCTCCATGGACGATATTGACTTCTTTGAATTAAACGAAGCCTTTTCAGTCGTTGGTTTAGCTAACGCTAAGATCTGTAACATTCCATCtaagaaattgaatgttTACGGTGGTGCTGTCGCCTTAGGTCACCCATTAGGTTGTTCTGGTGCCAGAATTGTTGTCACCTTATTATCAGTCTTGGCTCAAGAAGGTGGTAAAATTGGTGTCGCCGGTGTCTGTaatggtggtggtggtgcaTCTTctatcattattgaaagatttgaCCATGACtccaaattataa
- a CDS encoding DEHA2F08822p (weakly similar to uniprot|P43568 Saccharomyces cerevisiae YFL029C CAK1 Cyclin-dependent kinase-activating kinase required for passage through the cell cycle phosphorylates and activates Cdc28p), which yields MNQYGTKETIYSGPNAIVYKAIDRESQNIVALKVVDVDLCMKPHDIRREITTLQRIHNKGVLQFINSYTHGDDIVLVTPCYSFDLDQWIKMCTKKRVKFNLDDPTNNIIHYRNEFPTSKVENIISTLASTLRYLHDDEGIIHRDIKPSNVYFESEDSPPVLGDFGIIYNTRDPPSDEPMDSKYTDVSTGIFKAPELCFGMADYTQAIDIWSLGIMLTLLYSATGKSCIDEEGNFHDLTLISSIFSNFGTPSTSDASDKRLYWPDANRPSSHFNSFKFTEKPRVPSDKLLPRCDNPNMLRIFDRMMVYQGNERITAKEILTCIE from the coding sequence ATGAACCAATACGGTACCAAGGAGACAATATATAGCGGACCTAATGCAATCGTGTATAAAGCAATTGACCGTGAAAGCCAAAATATAGTGGCATTGAAGGTAGTGGATGTTGATTTATGTATGAAACCCCACGACATAAGGCGGGAGATCACCACATTACAAAGAATACATAATAAAGGAGTACTACAATTCATAAACCTGTATACACATGGCGATGATATAGTATTGGTAACACCATGTTATCTGTTCGATCTAGATCAATGGATCAAAATGTGTACCAAGAAGCGGGTCAAGTTCAACCTCGATGATCCtaccaataatattatcCACTATCGCAACGAATTTCCAACAAGCAAAGTAGAGAACATCATTTCCACATTAGCCAGTACCCTTAGGTACCTCCATGATGATGAAGGTATAATACACCGCGATATTAAGCCATCAAACGTGTATTTCGAGTCCGAAGACTCGCCTCCGGTTCTTGGGGATTTCGGGATTATATACAATACGAGAGACCCCCCCTCTGATGAACCTATGGACTCCAAGTACACAGATGTATCCACCGGCATATTCAAGGCGCCTGAATTGTGTTTTGGCATGGCGGACTACACGCAAGCCATCGATATCTGGTCGTTGGGTATTATGCTCACATTGTTGTATTCAGCAACCGGAAAATCGTGTATAGATGAGGAAGGAAACTTCCACGACTTGACGCTTATCAGTTCCATATTTCTGAACTTTGGTACTCCCCTGACGAGTGATGCTTCTGATAAGCGACTCTATTGGCCCGATGCTAATCGACCACTGAGCCATTTTAACAGTTTCAAATTCACAGAAAAGCCCCGGGTACCAAGTGATAAGCTATTACCGCGATGTGATAACCCTAACATGCTACGTATCTTTGACAGGATGATGGTTTATCAGGgtaatgaaagaattactGCTAAAGAAATCCTCACGTGTATAGaatga